The Antarcticibacterium flavum genome contains the following window.
GAACATAGCTTCCTGTAAAGGCGTAGATCTGTGAAACCAGCGTTGGACCAATGAGCCCGCCCAGGGACCAGGTTGTAAGAAGATAGCCGTGGATCGCCCCAAGTTCCCGGGTTCCAAAAAGATCGGCTATAAAGGCAGGTAGATTTGAGAATCCGCCGCCATAACAGCTCACCACAAGAAAGATGAGCACCTGGAAAATAATAGCGCTGGAAATAATAGGCAAGGTGATAAAGGCTACCAGTTGTATCACAAAAAATATAATATACACCACCGGCCTTGAAAGATAATCTGATGCTGCTGCCCAGCCAATCCTTCCTGCGCCGTTAAAGATCCCCATAAGCCCAACCATCACCGCTGCACTCGCAGCAGTTAGTCCGCCAATGGTTTGTGCCATAGGGGAGGCGACCGAGATCATCATTATACCTGCGCTCGTATTGATCAACATAATTGTCCACAACATCCAGAAGTGCTTTGTTACCACTGCCTTTTTAGCTGTGAGCGAGGACAAATCCTGTAGCACTCTCCTGGTGCTTATACGGGCTTTTTCCTTCATCCCGACAGGGAGCCACCCTTTAGGTGGAGGTGCAATATACCAGGCCCCAAGGGACATAAGCAGGAAATAACTACCGCCGAGAATATAGAAAGTAGTGCTTATTCCCACAGATTCCATAAGCGAAGCGGCAAGTGGAGCCGTGATCAAGGCACCCGCACCAAATCCAAGAACTGCCATCCCCGTAGCAAGCCCGCGACGGTCCGGAAACCATTTTACCAAAGTGGAAACCGGTGCGATGTATCCTATCCCTAAACCTATCCCGCTTAAAAGACCATAAGAAAGAATGAACATCACCAAGGAGTCCAAAGCTACTGCCACTCCAGATCCTGCCTGCCCAAGGCCGAACAGCACCGCAGCTATCATAGCCGATTTTGTAGGGCCGCTTCGTTCTACAAATCTCCCAAACACAGCAGCCGATGCCCCACCAAGGGTCATCATAACTGTAAATGCTATAGTAACTGAGGAGATCGTCCATCCCAAATTTTCTGCAAGGGGAATAGTATATACACTATAAGCATATGCTGCCCCAATAGAGAGATGTATGCATATAGCAGATAAAGCGATCAACCACCTGTTCTTTTGAAGTCTCATAAACTCTGGAAATTAAAGTTCGATATAAAGGCTGCTATGGAATAGTCAATAACCAATTATTTTCTTAAAAATCCTAAAATTATTATTTACATAAGATAATTAAATCGCGGCTGCTTGAGTTCTCCTGTCTTTACAATTTCTTCAACTATAAAGATCAGGGTGCTGGTCTTTGAGCAGTGGCAGCCACCGCTTGCTTCTTCGGGATTATGAAAATTTGCATACAAAAAAGTCCCGATACAGGAAGTATCAGGACTTTACAATTAATACAGTTATAAAATTTAGGAAAGGGCTATTTTGAAATCCTTTTCCGTTTCAGGAGAATTTAACCTATTCCATTCTTCCATCCCGCCGGGATATACTTTTACATTCTTAAACCCATTGCGGGCGAGGATCGATTCAGCTATAGCAGCCCGGGCACCACTCTGGCAATGGATCACTATTTCTTTTTCTGCGTCAATCTTATCGAGATTATCGGGCAAGGTCCCAACGAAAATATTTTCCACCCCCTGGATATGACCTTCTGTGTATTCAGATACGCCCCGTACATCTATAACCTGTACATTATCTTTTCCCAGGTAAGACTTAAATTCTTCGATTGAGAGGTTCTCTGTTTTTTCAAGTGCAATGTTTAAAACTTCGACTTTCTCGATATATCCCATAATATTATCCAGGCCTATTCTCATCAATTTCCTGGTAAGGTCCTCCATTTGCTCCTCCCCGGCCACAAGTATAAATTGCTCTTCATAGTTAAGGAACCACCCTGCCCATGTAGAGAAGGAATTATTTCCCTGTATATGAATACTATTTGGAATATGACCATTCGCAAATTCTTGCTTATCCCGGGCATCTATGATCTTAATACCTTTATCGTAAGCTTCCTTAAATTCTTTTTCTGAAAGTTTCTTATGTTTAGGTACTTCGGTAAGCAGTGGACGCTCCTCCTTGTTCAGCTTTTTCATCATTGCGAAGTATTTGGGAGGTTCAGGCTGGCCTTCCAGCAGGTAATCTATAAAGCCCTTTTTATTATCTTCATACTGGAATGCCCAGTTTCGAATTTTTTCGTAGCCAACAGTTGTGCTTGGTACGGCTCCAAGAGCTTTCCCGCAGGCAGATCCTGCCCCGTGACCCGGCCATACCTGCAGGTGCGCAGGAAGTTCACTAAATTTTTTGAGAGATCTATACATATCCTCTGCCCCCTTATCCTGTGTACCTTTTAATCCGGCAGCTTTTTCCAGCAGGTCGGGTCTGCCAATATCCCCAACAAAAACAAAATCCCCGGTAAATAGCATTACCGGTTCCCGGCTTGCAGGATTATCTGTTAATAGGAAGGAGATACTCTCTGGTGTATGACCGGGAGTATGCATCACATCCAGGGTAAGATTCCCTACCTGGATGCTGTCACCATCCTTCAATCCAATGTGGTCAAACTGGTAGCTCCAATCTGGCCCGCCTTCGTCTGAAAGATACATTTTTGCTCCCGTCACCGCATTTAATTCCCTGGTTCCTGCCAGAAAATCGGCATGAATATGTGTCTCAGTTACGTGAGTGATTCGCAGGTTATTCTGTTGTGCGATCTCCAGATATGTATCTATATCGCGTTTAGCATCGATGACGATGGCCTCCCCTGTCTTTTGACAGCCAATTACATAACTTGCCTGGGCAAGCGATTTGTCATAAACGTGTTGAAAAAACATAATTTTTATATATTAAATGAATATTCTATTTAAAATTCTGAAGCAAAAATACTCTTTGTATTACTGCTTCACAGTAACATTAGTTACAGTGGAAACAACCACCTTCCATCTGCTCATTATTTAATTTATAAAGGAAATCACAGCAGGGGTTAGAATATCTATTTCCCATTCTACCTATCCAGGATTACACAATGTTACCTATCGTGCTAAACTCTCAAAGATATTCCAGGTACGTAGTATTGCGATTTTGTTTGTATATTAAATACAGAAAGAGATTTATTCAGGAAAAATAATCTGCAGCTACAAAGCTTGATGATTTTGGTTTTCTCTTAATGTTTTTAGCAAATGTTATTAACATAGGTCAACATTTTTCCGGCTTTTGATGCCGATCTTTGAGGTACAAAGACAGGTAAATAAATGAAAAGTCCAGTCTGTGGCTATTAGTTAAAAAAGAAGCATTCAAAATTTTAGATTATGGAAAAGAAAATAAAAGGTTTACATCACATTACTGCAATTGCAGGAGATCCCCAGCGCAATTATGATTTTTATACCAAAACTCTAGGTTTAAGGATGGTAAAAAAAACGGTGAACTTCGACGATCCTAAGACATATCACTTTTATTTCGGGGATGAAGTGGGAACCCCGGGAAGTATTCTTACATTTTTCCCCTGGCCCGGAGCCAGGCAGGGACAGGATGGTGCCGGGATGGCTACCGAGATTGGCTACTCTGTACCCAAAGGAAGCCTTGAGTTCTGGAAAGACAGGTTTGAAGAAAAGAACGTACGGCATTTCCAGATCAAGGAGCAATTTGGGGAGAGAAAACTGCTTTTCCTGGATCCCGATGGTCTAAAATTAAGCCTCATTGAAACCACCAATGACGACAGGCAGGGATTTAAAAGCAACGAGGTGAAAGCAGATGCCGCTATCAAAGGGTTTCATTCTGTTACCCTTACACTTAATTTTGCTGAAGAAACCGCAGCGGTATTAACCGATATTTTCGGCTATGAAAAGCTCTCCGAAGAAGGAAGCTTTCACCGTTATAAAACTGATGCAACGGAGAATGCCGCAATAGTAGATCTTTTTATTCTGCCAGATGCATACAGGGGCATCAATGCAGCCGGCACCAATCATCATGTAGCTTTTAGGGTGAAGGATGAAGAAGATTTGATGCAAATGCGGGAAAAAGTGCTGGCAAAAGGTTTACATATTACAGAAAAAATAGACAGGGATTATTTCTATTCCCTGTATTTCCGGGAACCGGGCGGCGTCCTCTTTGAGATCGCGACAGATAATCCCGGCTTTGCCACAGATGAAACAGTAGATGAACTTGGCTCCTCCCTCCAATTACCCGCAAGGTACAGAGGAGCAAGAGAGCAAATTGAAAAGGCACTGCCGGAGTTGAGGGAATAGCTCTGTTGTTTGGTGTTTGGTGTTTGGGGTTAATTAGTTAGGGTGGATTCGTTAGTTCGTGAGGCGTTGATTCGTTAGTTCGGAATTCTTTAAATGGAAAAACTGGGTAATTGGTAATTGAAAATTGCATATACATTCTTTTAGCTAGTTAGCGGGGGATTTGCGATTTGAGCTACGATAAACGTGCTCCGTCAATCTGTTCCCGCTACGGACTAACGACTAACGACCAACGACTACTTTTTGAAACTTCTTTTTAAACTCCTTTAAAAACTCCGTGGTTAAATAAAAATTAGTCTCTAAAAAAGCACCAATAATCAGGCAAGCTCAAACTCATAACCATACCCCATAACTCTTAACTCTTAACTCTTAACCCTAATCCATAACTCATAACTCAAAAAAAAATGCATACCAAAAACATACTTACAGCAGGAAAAGACCTAAAAGATGCAAAAAAAGCAATGATCTTCCTTCACGGCCGTGGAGGAACGGCACAGGATATACTGAGCCTTGCAGATCATTTACCGGTGGAGGACTTTGCGCTTTTTGCTCCCCAGGCTACCGGCAATACCTGGTATCCCTATTCATTTCTCGCACCTCCCGCTCAAAATGAACCCGGCCTCTCTTCTGCCCTGGAAATCCTGAAGGATCTACTGGATGAGATACAACTACAGGGAATAGCTGCAGAGAACATATACTTTGCAGGGTTCTCCCAGGGAGCCTGCCTCACTGCCGAATTTGTTACCCGAAATGCTTCCCGATATGGAGGAGTTATAATCTTCACCGGCGGCCTTATTGGCGACAGGATATATGAAAATTATAAGGGAGATTTTGCAGGCACGCCGGTTTTCATTGGCAGCGGAAACCCGGATGCCCATGTTCCCGTAGAGCGGGTGAAAGAAACCCAGCAAATTATGCAGGAGATGAATGCCCGGGTGGAGGTAAAGATCTATGACAACAGGCCGCATACTATTTCCCGTGATGAAATAGAATTGGCGGTAAAATTTATTTTTGAATGATGGAGAATTTTTAATCACCTTATCGCGCTCAAGATACTGTTTTTGAGTATCTTATTAGTTCAAAAATTGAAAATATGGAAAACAAGTGGCCTGTTCTATCGTATGAAAATGGAAAAAAAACGTATGAAACACTTCATATGTTTACCCAGATCCTGGGGAAGATAAAGCTGGAAACCCTGCCCTGGCAAAATCACTCCTGGCATGTGACCTTAAAATTCACCCCTACGGGCCTTACAACCAATACCCTGCCCTACAAAGACATATTTTTTCAAATTGATCTTGATTTGGTGAAGCATATTTTAAAGATCACGACCAGCCGGGGGGAAAAAAGGACATTTGAATTGAGAGGCCTATCTGTTTCCTCCTTTAATGAAAGACTCTTCAATGAATTAAGGGAATTGAAGATAGCTATAGAAATTTACGGCAAACCTGTAGAAATAGAGCACCCAATTCCTTTTGCAGAAGACAACATGCATAATACATATGATCCTGTCCAGGCAGGTGATCTACACCATGCCCTGCTGGCCATGCAACAGGTTTTCTTCGAGTTTAAGTGCGGTTTTAAAGGAAAAAGTAGCGACGTGCATTTTTTTTGGGGAAGTTTTGATCTGGCAGTGTCCTTTTTCTCCGGCCGGAAAGCACCGGAACATCCCGGTGGATTTCCAAACCTGGCAAATTGGGTCGCGGTGGAAGCATACTCCCACGAAGTTATGAGTTTTGGGTTTTGGCCGGGCAGTGAAGCCCTGCCGGAAGCTGCATTTTACTCCTACCTCTACCCGGAACCGGAAGGTTATAAAGAAGCGGCCATAAAACCCGGGGAAGCCTACTACCACCCAAACCTAAGAGAATTTGTCCTACCATACAAAGCAGTGGCAAACGCAAAGGATCCGAATAAAAAATTGAAGGAATTTCTGGAAAGCGCCTACTCGGCAGGAACCAATCTCGCTAATTGGAACATGGACCTCCTGGAATGACTCATATGAGAATGTTTAAAATAGCAAGATTTATACAAATAAAAAGCAAATGTAAGATATTCCAGGAAAAGGACACTAAACCAGGAAAATCCGGGCAAAAGAGAAAAACCATTTTCATAAGAATGGAATAATACATAAAATAAAAGGAATCTTATGGTTAAAATTGTAATTGATGCCCGCCAGGCTTCCCTTGGAGAAGGAATGAAGGTAAAACGTATCCTGCCATTTAGAAAACAACGAAT
Protein-coding sequences here:
- a CDS encoding L-lactate MFS transporter, giving the protein MRLQKNRWLIALSAICIHLSIGAAYAYSVYTIPLAENLGWTISSVTIAFTVMMTLGGASAAVFGRFVERSGPTKSAMIAAVLFGLGQAGSGVAVALDSLVMFILSYGLLSGIGLGIGYIAPVSTLVKWFPDRRGLATGMAVLGFGAGALITAPLAASLMESVGISTTFYILGGSYFLLMSLGAWYIAPPPKGWLPVGMKEKARISTRRVLQDLSSLTAKKAVVTKHFWMLWTIMLINTSAGIMMISVASPMAQTIGGLTAASAAVMVGLMGIFNGAGRIGWAAASDYLSRPVVYIIFFVIQLVAFITLPIISSAIIFQVLIFLVVSCYGGGFSNLPAFIADLFGTRELGAIHGYLLTTWSLGGLIGPTLVSQIYAFTGSYVPVFYVFIVLIAIALIISLFLKKDVRKIQKEQRDPQMATAGSLVSD
- a CDS encoding MBL fold metallo-hydrolase, whose protein sequence is MFFQHVYDKSLAQASYVIGCQKTGEAIVIDAKRDIDTYLEIAQQNNLRITHVTETHIHADFLAGTRELNAVTGAKMYLSDEGGPDWSYQFDHIGLKDGDSIQVGNLTLDVMHTPGHTPESISFLLTDNPASREPVMLFTGDFVFVGDIGRPDLLEKAAGLKGTQDKGAEDMYRSLKKFSELPAHLQVWPGHGAGSACGKALGAVPSTTVGYEKIRNWAFQYEDNKKGFIDYLLEGQPEPPKYFAMMKKLNKEERPLLTEVPKHKKLSEKEFKEAYDKGIKIIDARDKQEFANGHIPNSIHIQGNNSFSTWAGWFLNYEEQFILVAGEEQMEDLTRKLMRIGLDNIMGYIEKVEVLNIALEKTENLSIEEFKSYLGKDNVQVIDVRGVSEYTEGHIQGVENIFVGTLPDNLDKIDAEKEIVIHCQSGARAAIAESILARNGFKNVKVYPGGMEEWNRLNSPETEKDFKIALS
- a CDS encoding ring-cleaving dioxygenase; the encoded protein is MEKKIKGLHHITAIAGDPQRNYDFYTKTLGLRMVKKTVNFDDPKTYHFYFGDEVGTPGSILTFFPWPGARQGQDGAGMATEIGYSVPKGSLEFWKDRFEEKNVRHFQIKEQFGERKLLFLDPDGLKLSLIETTNDDRQGFKSNEVKADAAIKGFHSVTLTLNFAEETAAVLTDIFGYEKLSEEGSFHRYKTDATENAAIVDLFILPDAYRGINAAGTNHHVAFRVKDEEDLMQMREKVLAKGLHITEKIDRDYFYSLYFREPGGVLFEIATDNPGFATDETVDELGSSLQLPARYRGAREQIEKALPELRE
- a CDS encoding alpha/beta hydrolase, with amino-acid sequence MHTKNILTAGKDLKDAKKAMIFLHGRGGTAQDILSLADHLPVEDFALFAPQATGNTWYPYSFLAPPAQNEPGLSSALEILKDLLDEIQLQGIAAENIYFAGFSQGACLTAEFVTRNASRYGGVIIFTGGLIGDRIYENYKGDFAGTPVFIGSGNPDAHVPVERVKETQQIMQEMNARVEVKIYDNRPHTISRDEIELAVKFIFE
- a CDS encoding DUF5996 family protein, coding for MENKWPVLSYENGKKTYETLHMFTQILGKIKLETLPWQNHSWHVTLKFTPTGLTTNTLPYKDIFFQIDLDLVKHILKITTSRGEKRTFELRGLSVSSFNERLFNELRELKIAIEIYGKPVEIEHPIPFAEDNMHNTYDPVQAGDLHHALLAMQQVFFEFKCGFKGKSSDVHFFWGSFDLAVSFFSGRKAPEHPGGFPNLANWVAVEAYSHEVMSFGFWPGSEALPEAAFYSYLYPEPEGYKEAAIKPGEAYYHPNLREFVLPYKAVANAKDPNKKLKEFLESAYSAGTNLANWNMDLLE